From one Dermacentor silvarum isolate Dsil-2018 chromosome 3, BIME_Dsil_1.4, whole genome shotgun sequence genomic stretch:
- the LOC125943944 gene encoding uncharacterized protein LOC125943944: MKSSLVVAILVGSLVTFAIADSEQSNNSTQQQPEQTGNCERAAPLPPWAKSYRGRCWYVCKGWPIRFQLEPEGISCGLVTVNNTKRVCKRGICVKAESPSGQSEQKRLIPTQVPAPKEESGMGKLVATSDKQASTNATSTKEKSTSVLGGLLSKKH, from the exons ATGAAGTCCTCCCTGGTAGTGGCCATCCTCGTTGGAAGCTTGGTGACTTTTGCAATCGCCGATTCAG AGCAATCGAATAATTCAACACAACAGCAGCCTGAACAAACAGGCAATTGTGAGAGAGCCGCCCCTTTACCTCCG TGGGCGAAATCGTACCGGGGAAGGTGTTGGTACGTGTGCAAAGGATGGCCCATTCGCTTTCAATTGGAACCTGAAGGTATCTCTTGCGGG CTCGTCACCGTGAACAACACCAAAAGAGTCTGCAAACGTGGCATCTGCGTAAAAGCAGAATCTCCTAGCGGCCAATCGGAGCAAAAGCGACTCATTCCGACCCAAGTACCCGCCCCTAAGGAAGAGTCTGGAATGGGAAAACTGGTGGCAACATCCGATAAGCAGGCTTCCACCAACGCTACTTCGACAAAAGAGAAGTCAACCAGTGTATTAGGTGGCCTCCTATCGAAGAAGCATTAG